One window of the Populus nigra chromosome 4, ddPopNigr1.1, whole genome shotgun sequence genome contains the following:
- the LOC133692788 gene encoding uncharacterized protein LOC133692788, with the protein MVSLALSLDKSTWNGQMTIKAGFSLLPILLFFLTSLLSCGAIYTIEKFYTSFLLMIMAYLLNLMQISLWELDQVHKDSEDLFSIASTADEHQVTFTLSPFDQPHAAVLFAVILPSLAAFYTIEENVIVGLGFVAMACVSFLALYGLFFPSPVNSPAFDFWAEWTGLKLCKTLIPASPEDRGQQFEELYHRILGPEDDERERSEERSLISEAEYLEEGEEGVGENNVQNQGAEVEGLKDKGLKFGIEINEDEWEYIKNSSLHAKDSQSES; encoded by the exons atggTTTCGCTAGCACTGTCGTTGGATAAGTCAACGTGGAATGGCCAG ATGACAATCAAAGCTGGCTTTTCTCTCTTGCCAATTCTGCTGTTCTTCCTCACTTCACTACTTTCCTGTGGAGCTATCTACACTATAGAGAAATTTTATACTAGTTTTTTGCTTATGATCATGgcatatttgttaaatttaatgcAGATATCTTTGTGGGAATTGGACCAAGTTCACAAg GATTCAGAGGACTTGTTTTCTATTGCTTCGACAGCAGATGAGCATCAG GTGACATTTACTCTTTCTCCTTTCGATCAGCCACATGCTGCCGTACTGTTCGCTGTCATATTGCCCTCCCTGGCAGCGTTTTACACCATAGAAGAGAACGTTATCGTGGGCTTGGGATTTGTGGCTATGGCATGTGTCTCATTCTTAGCCCTGTATGGACTGTTTTTTCCATCTCCTGTCAATTCACCAGCCTTTGATTTCTGGGCTGAATGGACAGGCCTGAAATTGTGCAAG ACATTGATACCTGCTTCGCCGGAAGACAGGGGCCAGCAATTTGAAGAGCTATATCACCGTATATTGGGTCCTGAGGAtgacgagagagagagaagtgagGAGAGGAGTTTGATTTCTGAAGCTGAGTATCTGGAGGAGGGAGAGGAAGGAGTTGGCGAGAACAATGTCCAAAATCAAGGGGCTGAAGTTGAAGGATTGAAAGACAAAGGACTTAAATTCGGCATTGAAATCAACGAGGACGAATgggaatatataaaaaactcttCACTTCATGCCAAAGACTCCCAAAGTGAGAGTTGA